A single Pochonia chlamydosporia 170 chromosome Unknown PCv3seq00011, whole genome shotgun sequence DNA region contains:
- a CDS encoding RNA small subunit methyltransferase (similar to Cordyceps militaris CM01 XP_006673551.1) produces the protein MITLPPSYDCIETYTADLCNFISSPLIRQITGGIHVNDSLIQDAWGSLPKEWTAWWSSWPDHRLAQQNLIDSIDEEAGAQMEMNEQLTKLVGDRPESLTEWLRSIKSLALPRKQRPGESVTLPESLTARMTPKKIAEVSRAAAYIHQVCQSKGINRVIDMGSGQGHLSIRLAYLFPDLKVLSIDGSKSQVAGSKATAAALNIPDSRLEHMEHWIDGSPALADCIEKWAEGESCILVGLHACGSLSEHMLRYFTTIPCIKALGVVGCCYNHIVPLSPSCPKGFPISSTMRKHKLTLSPTALMTGCQAPNNWGRQDTEGGQEEASSFAKRRLYRAILQKAFFDKGVKVRAVDGRWPGWGIRKGDVADFATFARRAMQYLNIDDSEISTEELVAYEERYGDCEGQIAILWALGSLCSKVVESAVAMDRYWFLKEQKAEEVDIIPIFDFKVSPRNFMIVAEKADS, from the coding sequence ATGATAACCTTACCACCGTCATACGACTGCATTGAAACATACACAGCCGACCTTTGCAATTTCATTTCGTCACCACTGATCCGACAAATTACGGGAGGTATTCACGTCAATGACTCGTTAATCCAGGATGCCTGGGGATCACTCCCCAAGGAATGGACAGCCTGGTGGTCTTCATGGCCAGACCATCGCCTGGCGCAGCAAAATCTCATTGATagcattgatgaagaagctggagcaCAAATGGAGATGAATGAACAACTCAccaagcttgttggagaTCGGCCGGAGTCTCTGACGGAGTGGCTACGAAGCATCAAATCACTTGCGCTTCCCAGAAAACAACGTCCAGGAGAATCAGTAACCTTACCAGAGTCTCTAACAGCTCGTATGACACCCAAAAAGATTGCCGAAGTCTCTAGAGCAGCAGCCTATATTCACCAAGTCTGCCAAAGCAAGGGCATCAACCGCGTCATTGACATGGGGTCTGGCCAAGGCCATTTGTCCATCAGGCTTGCTTATCTCTTCCCGGACCTGAAAGTCCTTTCCATTGATGGAAGCAAGTCGCAAGTCGCAGGATCGAAAGCAACTGCCGCCGCTCTAAACATACCGGACAGCAGACTAGAGCATATGGAGCATTGGATTGACGGCtcgccagccttggcagaCTGCATCGAGAAATGGGCGGAAGGGGAGAGTTGCATACTCGTGGGCCTCCATGCCTGTGGGAGTTTATCGGAGCATATGCTGAGATACTTTACGACGATACCTTGCATCAAGGCTTTAGGAGTCGTGGGATGCTGCTACAATCACATCGTCCCCCTCTCTCCTAGTTGCCCAAAAGGATTTCCCATCAGCTCGACAATGAGGAAGCATAAACTGACGCTAAGTCCAACTGCACTTATGACGGGCTGTCAAGCGCCAAACAATTGGGGGCGACAGGACACAGAGGGTGGCCAAGAGGAGGCGTCATCTTTTGCTAAACGTCGTCTATACCGCGCGATTTTGCAGAAAGCTTTCTTCGACAAGGGGGTGAAAGTCAGGGCTGTAGACGGGCGGTGGCCAGGTTGGGGTATAAGGAAAGGAGACGTCGCCGATTTCGCTACCTTTGCACGCAGAGCGATGCAATACTTGAACATTGACGATAGCGAAATATCGACAGAAGAGCTGGTGGCTTACGAGGAGCGGTACGGGGATTGTGAAGGTCAGATTGCTATTTTGTGGGCTCTCGGCTCATTGTGTTCTAAAGTGGTGGAAAGCGCGGTTGCAATGGATCGGTACTGGTTTCTGAAGGAGCAGAAAGCAGAGGAAGTGGACATTATACCCATATTCGACTTCAAGGTCTCACCCAGGAACTTTATGATTGTGGCTGAGAAGGCAGATTCTTGA
- a CDS encoding FAD binding domain-containing protein (similar to Pyrenophora tritici-repentis Pt-1C-BFP XP_001941735.1), which yields MGRVFGLAAWLLAYVAVVPHHGVSAEANGVQTEAVTAVAGSQKAACKLLSLTHPDHTFFEGSDSYKYETQTQYWSSAVYDSPACVFVPQDAKQVSFAVSTLTLTLTKFAVRSGGHMPVPGYNSIGSSGVLLSNSNLSTLALSKDHATVSVGPAYRWRDVYSYLQPYNLTAVGGRVGHVGVAGLLLGGGISFHSSQYGFAADNVVAYEAVLANGQVVVAKPDNAYSDLYWALKGGGNSFAIVTRFELRTVPSPGVWIGIAQYNETDKDKYLDAVYNFGKYGSADSKAAIIPTMVGYPQFGMIAYAASRFYDSVTNPPTVFENFTALKTVADQYAFQPLATYISAVDALQPNGLRQDFRVASFMVNREVVSTVHDMFFTAANSELASITGLTASITFQPVSKGFIKNGRSRGGPNPQGVDSCKAPYFWIVQNLSWQSEGDDAKVRSFAKATIAKIEGAIKARGVAGGYLYMNDAGDGQPVFQSYPAQNLKRLKDIRTKYDPLRIYTNLLSGGWKVLDA from the exons ATGGGTCGCGTATTTGGCCTCGCCGCATGGCTGCTGGCCTATGTAGCTGTTGTGCCTCATCATGGTGTCTCTGCAGAGGCGAATGGTGTGCAAACCGAAGCTGTGACTGCAGTGGCTGGCTCGCAGAAGGCTGCATGCAAGCTCTTGAGTCTGACACACCCAGATCACACCTTCTTCGAGGGCTCAGACAGCTACAAGTATGAGACTCAGACGCAGTACTGGTCTTCTGCAGTATACGACAGCCCAGCATGCGTTTTCGTACCTCAAGATGCCAAGCAGGTCTCCTTCGCGGTTTCGACTCtgaccttgactttgacCAAGTTCGCGGTTCGCAGCGGCGGTCATATGCCAGTCCCAGGCTACAATAGCATTGGTAGCTCGGGAGTACTcctctccaactccaacctgAGCACTCTAGCTTTATCTAAAGACCATGCTACTGTTTCCGTTGGCCCTGCTTATCGCTGGAGAGACGTGTATTCGTATCTCCAACCATATAACCTGACTGCCGTTGGCGGACGtgttggccatgttggagttgctggacTACTGTTGGGAGGTGGAATCTCGTTTCACTCAAGCCAATATGGTTTCGCTGCTGACAACGTCGTGGCCTATGAGGCAGTCCTTGCGAACGGCCAAGTTGTCGTTGCGAAGCCCGATAATGCCTACTCAGACCTCTATTGGGCTTTGAAAGGCGGCGGTAACTCTTTTGCCATTGTCACGCGATTTGAGCTCAGAACTGTTCCATCGCCCGGCGTTTGGATTGGTATCGCCCAGTACAACGAGACGGACAAGGACAAGTATCTCGACGCCGTCTACAACTTTGGCAAATATGGCTCTGCCGACAGCAAAGCGGCCATCATTCCCACAATGGTCGGCTATCCCCAGTTCGGCATGATTGCTTATGCAGCATCACGATTCTATGACTCTGTCACCAATCCTCCAACGGTGTTCGAGAATTTCACAGCTCTTAAAACCGTGGCCGATCAATACGCTTTTCAACCCCTCGCCACGTATATCAGCGCCGTTGATGCCCTGCAGCCGAATGGCCTCCGCCAAGA CTTCCGTGTAGCGTCTTTCATGGTCAACCGAGAAGTTGTCTCCACTGTCCATGACATGTTTTTCACGGCAGCCAACTCGGAACTAGCGAGCATTACTGGCTTGACTGCTTCCATCACCTTTCAGCCAGTCTCCAAGGGATTCATCAAGAACGGCCGGAGTCGTGGCGGCCCCAACCCCCAAGGTGTAGACTCTTGCAAAGCTCCTTACTTCTGGATTGTGCAGAACCTGTCGTGGCAGAGCGAGGGCGACGACGCTAAGGTGCGTTCATTCGCCAAGGCTACAATAGCCAAGATCGAGGGAGCCATCAAAGCCcgtggtgttgctggcggtTATCTGTACATGAATGACGCTGGTGATGGCCAACCTGTGTTCCAAAGCTATCCGGCTCAGAACCTGAAGAGACTCAAAGATATTCGTACCAAGTACGATCCGTTGCGCATCTACACGAATCTTTTGAGTGGCGGTTGGAAAGTCTTGGATGCCTAG
- a CDS encoding multidrug resistance protein (similar to Coccidioides immitis RS XP_001246764.1), whose protein sequence is MNHDSMIPAWAESRSGDLEGGDADSNGVLLSNGTYSHKLQDNEPVVVTWEGPLDPENPMNWSWRKKWITTILVSCFTFISPFSSTMVTPALDDISRDLNVPNGFMQQLVMSIFLLGYAQGPFVLAPLSEIFGRAIVLQSANLMYLVFNLACGFAQTKQQLLAFRFLSGVGGSAPQAICNGVLADCWRKEERGKGQAIYGMLTFMGPVVAPIVGAYISLHTSWRWIFWSTSAFDLLIQVAAFLFLRETYAKRILSQKAKKLTKHTGKEHVTEESRTLFQILRRRMFVPFIMLFAHPAVQAPSLYRAYLYGVMYLVLSTFPIVWVGTYGMEKGTASLHYLSLGVGFIIGLQISHPVIDKLYKHFQRKYNQTDGLPEWRVPPMIIGAILCPIGLFLYGWTAQARTHWIFPDLGCTILSTGLIIAFQSAQAYVVDAYDADYAASAAAAGAFLRTMFGFSFPLFAPKMYEVLGLGWGNSLLAFATIGLGILSPGLLWFYGANLRRWSTLGIV, encoded by the exons ATGAATCATGACTCCATGATACCGGCTTGGGCAGAAAGCCGCTCTGGCGACCTTGAAGGGGGAGACGCCGACAGCAATGGCGTATTATTGTCCAACGGGACATATTCACACAAATTACAGGATAATGAACCGGTGGTGGTTACCTGGGAAGGGCCACTAGATCCTGAAAATCCAATGAATTGGAGTTGGCGTAAAAAATGGATCACGACCATTCTTGTATCATGCTTCACCTTCATTTCCCCATTCTCCTCAACAATGGTTACTCCGGCTTTGGATGACATTAGCCGAGACCTCAACGTTCCAAATGGATTCATGCAGCAACTGGTAATGTCCATTTTCCTTCTCGGTTACGCCCAAGGGCCGTTTGTCTTGGCACCGTTGTCCGAGATTTTCGGTCGAGCCATCGTGCTCCAGTCCGCAAATCTCATGTACCTGGTTTTCAACTTGGCATGTGGTTTTGCTCAAACAAAGCAACAGCTGCTTGCATTTCGCTTCCTCAGTGGTGTGGGTGGCAGTGCTCCTCAAGCA ATTTGCAACGGTGTCTTGGCCGACTGTTGGAGGAAAGAAGAGCGTGGGAAAGGCCAAGCGATTTACGGCATGCTCACTTTCATGGGACCTGTTGTAGCTCCCATAGTTGGGGCGTACATTTCGCTACATACCAGCTGGCGTTGGATCTTTTGGTCCACGTCCGCCTTCGACTTGTTGATTCAAGTTGCGGCATTCCTGTTCCTGAGGGAAACCTATGCAAAGAGAATTCTGTCCCAAAAGGCCAAAAAGCTAACAAAACACACTGGCAAAGAGCATGTTACGGAAGAGAGCCGTACCTTATTCCAAATTCTTCGGCGTCGCATGTTTGTGCCCTTTATTATGCTATTTGCTCATCCTGCCGTTCAAGCACCGTCGCTTTACCGGGCGTATTTGTACGGCGTTATGTATCTGGT ATTATCCACATTCCCAATTGTATGGGTTGGTACATATGGTATGGAAAAGGGCACAGCAAGCTTACACTACCTCTCTCTTGGTGTGGGATTCATCATTGGACTGCAGATATCGCATCCTGTAATTGACAAG CTATACAAACATTTTCAAAGAAAATATAACCAAACTGATGGTCTACCGGAATGGCGTGTTCCCCCTATGATTATCGGAGCAATACTCTGCCCTATTGGCTTGTTCCTTTACGGTTGGACCGCCCAGGCAAGAACGCATTGGATTTTCCCAGACCTTGGCTGCACAATACTGTCAACTGGGCTAATCATTGCCTTTCAGAGCGCTCAAGCATATGTAGTTGATGCCTATGACGCCGATTACGCGGCGAGTGCGGCGGCTGCAGGCGCATTTCTTCGAACAATGTTTGGGTTTAGCTTTCCATTGTTCGCACCCAAAATGTACGAGgtgcttgggcttggctggggAAACAGtcttcttgcttttgccACAATTGGTTTAGGAATCCTTAGTCCTGGGTTGCTTTGGTTCTATGGAGCGAATCTACGACGGTGGAGCACGTTGGGCATAGTATGA
- a CDS encoding glycerate kinase (similar to Metarhizium robertsii ARSEF 23 XP_007824661.1), whose product MNPLSILIAPSGLKESLEPDEAAVCIEKGIRRVIDSESAFIRRVPVHDGGEGFCRALVAAKHGEVRHIPVMGPDRKQILSHYGVIGEDKRTAVLDMASAAGLRLVPRDCRDPTMTTSYGVGQLIAAALDAGCTKIIVGCGDSGTSDGGVGMLQALGVRFLDKHGAVLPIAAGGGSVLNLDKICLRDLHPRLGDVLSGDRPISIEAVCNIENILCGQGGVAQVYGPQKGATQEQVELLSKAMDKLARAARPTIGYDMSTTPGSGASGGLGAGLLVLGAKLRPRAAAIDEHFQLQEVLNHPWDIVFTAEGALDHQSTKGKMTGEIARRARAQGAYVIALVGTIGKSANSVYGDGVSAFTSILDSPISLRDAMDQAAGLLTCAAERTMRVVLVGLRLNLRDTAHNPLSRAKTYGDEPQPVLVSGRNGTHESQSNYSNGIKPINDLGSYLGQLSHDQPHTSAQRQRLELESKLRITPLPKGTMRIIDMNTHTHHAAFSKRRSASPSGHLLNSSHY is encoded by the exons ATGAATCCACTGAGCATTCTCATTGCCCCTTCAGGCCTCAAAGAGAGTCTGGAGCCAGATGAAGCCGCCGTTTGCATTGAGAAAGGCATCAGACGAGTCATCGACAGTGAAAGTGCCTTCATTCGCAGAGTTCCTGtccatgatggaggcgagGGTTTCTGCCGAGCCCTGGTCGCCGCTAAACATGGTGAAGTTCGGCATATCCCCGTCATGGGCCCTGACCGAAAACAAATACTGTCACACTATGGTGTTATCGGTGAAGATAAAAGAACCGCTGTACTAGACATGGCAAGTGCAGCGGGCTTAAGGTTGGTCCCAAGAGACTGCCGTGATCCTACTATGACAACCTCGTATGGAGTTGGCCAGCTTATAGCCGCCGCCCTTGATGCCGGCTGCACGAAAATCATTGTTGGGTGTGGAGATTCCGGTACGTCAGACGGCGGTGTTGGTATGCTTCAAGCACTCGGGGTAAGATTCTTGGACAAGCACGGAGCAGTCTTGCCTATCGCTGCAGGAGGCGGCTCCGTGCTCAATCTCGACAAGATCTGCTTGAGGGACCTACATCCAAGGCTTGGCGATGTTCTTTCCG GAGATCGACCCATATCGATCGAAGCAGTATGCAATATCGAAAACATTTTATGTGGACAAGGAGGTGTTGCCCAAGTGTACGGACCTCAAAAGGGGGCAACACAAGAGCAAGTCGAACTGCTATCCAAGGCTATGGATAAGCTAGCTAGGGCGGCAAGGCCAACTATCGGCTACGATATGtcaacaacaccaggctCTGGTGCGTCTGGCGGACTTGGTGCTGGGCTTCTCGTTCTCGGTGCCAAACTCAGACCAAGAGCCGCTGCGATAGACGAGCACTTTCAGCTTCAGGAAGTCCTCAACCACCCCTGGGACATTGTGTTCACGGCCGAAGGTGCACTTGACCATCAGTCAACCAAAGGCAAGATGACCGGGGAAATTGCAAGACGAGCAAGGGCACAAGGTGCCTATGTCATTGCTCTTGTTGGCACAATCGGAAAATCTGCCAACAGCGTGTATGGAGATGGCGTTTCTGCATTTACCAGCATCTTGGATTCGCCCATCAGTTTACGTGACGCTATGGATCAAGCTGCAGGTCTTCTGACTTGCGCAGCAGAGCGAACAATGAGGGTTGTTTTAGTTGGCCTTCGCCTCAACTTGCGAGATACTGCCCACAATCCCCTCTCGAGAGCCAAAACATACGGCGACGAACCACAACCAGTCTTGGTGAGTGGACGGAATGGGACGCATGAATCTCAAAGTAACTACTCTAATGGCATAAAACCCATAAATGATCTGGGCTCATACCTGGGACAGTTGTCGCATGATCAACCCCACACGTCAGCTCAGAGACAGAGATTAGAACTTGAGTCAAAATTGCGCATTACACCACTTCCAAAAGGGACAATGCGTATCATTGATATGAACACTCACACCCATCATGCGGCTTTCAGCAAGAGACGAAGTGCCTCCCCGAGCGGGCATTTGCTGAACAGCTCGCATTACTAA